The sequence CCTATCACCATCCTCGACCCCTTTGCCTGGGCACAATTCTTTAAAGCATGGAAAGAAGGGAAATTCAAACGGAAGAAAAAATAAGGCACTGCTGTTAATTTAATGAGCATTCATGATAAAACACCCGATGACATTGACCAGGTTGATCATAACATGCCTTTTCATCCTTTTCCTGTCGTCCGTTTATGGACAGAATAAGGGCATTGTATATGGCAGGGTGACCGACCAGAAAGGGAATCCTGTTGATATGGTCAACATAGCGGTCAAGAATACCTCTGGTGGGAATGTAACCAATAAAGAAGGTATGTTTGAGATACCTGTACCTGCCGGCCAGGAAATTACCCTGGTTTTTTCATTTATCGGATTCCAGACGCAGGAGCATGTGCTCACTCTTACCACAGGTGAACGTAGGGAAATAAACTGCGTTCTCGTCATCCTTCCTACTGAGTTGCCTGGCCTCCTTATCCAGGATAAACAGATCCGTGCGACGACGCTCACCCGTATCAATCCCAAAGATGCCACATTGCTGCCCACTGTCTCGGGAAACAGCATCGAAAGCCTCATCAAAACACTTCCCGGCGTGGCATCAACCAATGAGCTGAGTTCGCAGTATTCGGTCAGGGGTGGGAATTATGATGAAAACCTGGTCTATGTGAATGATATTGAAATATACCGTCCCTTTCTCATCCGTGCCAGCCAGCAGGAAGGCCTCAGCTTCCTTAATTCCGACCTGGTTTCCTCCATACTTTTTTCCGCCGGCGGCTTCGACGCAAAATATGGTGACAAGATGTCATCAGTGCTGGATATCCGGTATAAACAACCAACACAATTTGCAGGCTCTTTCTCCCTCAGCCTTCTGGAGGCCACTCTGCACCTGGAAGGTGCAACACCAAATCAGAAGTTTTCTTACCTTCTGGGTATGCGACAGAAATCCAACCAGTATATCCTTAAAGGACTTGAAACCCAGGGCGAATATAAGCCCTCATTTACCGATATCCAGACACTGATCAGATATGCTTTCAATGATAAGCTCAGCCTCTCATTCCTTGGTTATGTGGCCCGAAATTCCTATAAGCTTGTGCCTACATCCAGGGAGACGGCTTTTGGTGCTATCAACGAAGCGTATAAGTTCACGGTCTATTTTGAAGGTCAGGAACTCGATAAGTATTTGAATTACCTTGGCGGGATTACTGTGGATTACCAACCCAAAAATAATCTTAATCTGAAATTCATCGCCTCTTCCTTCAGGTCATTTGAAACAGAGACGTATGATCTGCTGGGTCAATACTGGATCGGCAGGCTGGAATTGGATTATTCCAGCGAAGAATTCGGCCAGCCGACAGAAACCCTTGGCATAGGCTCTTTTCTTGACCATGCTCGCAACGACCTGCAGGCAACCGTCTTCAATGTTGAACACCGCGGTTCGGCTGATAAATGGAACCAGTATCTGCATTGGGGTCTGAAATATCAGCGGGAGATCATCAACGATGAACTGCTGGAATGGCAGATGAACGATTCGGCAGGCTTCTCGCTGCCTCACCCACCCGATTCCGTCGGCTATATCTATCCCGAACTGCAACAGGATTATCCCTTCGAACTCTTCAGGTTTGCCATGAATGCCAACAATATCACCTCCAACAGGTACTCGGGTTTCATACAGGATAACCTGAATATCCTTGAAACCGATAGCTCAAAACTGATGCTGGTCGCAGGTGTCAGGTTTAATTACTGGGACTTCAATAAAGAATTTCTGTTCAGCCCGCGTGTTACTCTTTCATATAAACCTCCATGGAAACAGGATGTCGTCTTCCGATTCTCTACAGGTCTCTATTATCAACCTGCATTTTACAGGGAAATGCGTGACCTTGACGGTAACATCAACCCGGATATCAAAGCACAGAAATCAGTTCATATAGTATTGGGTGGCGACCTGAATTTCATGGCCTGGGGCAGACCATTTAAGTTCGTCACGGAAATTTATTATAAATACCTTTATGATCTGATTCCCTATGTGATTGATAATGTAAGGATCAGGTATTATGCAAAGAACGATTCACGCGGTTACGCGTGTGGTATTGATATGAAGGTCAACGGCGAATTTGTCCAGGGTATGGAGTCGTGGGCCAGCCTGTCGCTGATGAAAACCATGGAGAATATCGCAGATGACGGATTTTATGATAAAGACAGCAACTTCATTGATCCCGGGTACATCCGCCGGCCTACCGACCAGCGGATTAACTTCGGCCTGTACTTCCAGGATTACCTGCCTAAAAATCCTACCTATAAGATGAATATGACATTTCTTTACGGCTCCAATCTCCCCTTCGGCCCTCCGGATTTGCCTAAATACAAACAGCAGTTCAGGTCATCATCTTATCTGAGGGTGGATGTCGGCTTTTCCAAACAGCTTATCGGTAAAGGCACTTCCTTTAATCCCAAAAATCCTCTGAAGTATTTTGAGGCTATGTGGTTAAGCCTGGAGGTGTTTAACTTGTTACAGCATTTGAATACGGTGTCATACATCTGGGTAAAGGATATTCATAATATCCAGTATCCTGTCCCGAACAGGCTGACGCCCAGGCAGATAAATATCCGTCTCGTGGCACAGTTTTAGAATTTTATTGAGGCTATATCAAAAAGACAATATCGATTTCTTGATCCTATCGATCGCATCCATCATCTGCTCTTCGGTGATCACCAGCGGAGGGGCAAAACGGATGATATGCAGATGTGTGGGTTTGGCAAGAACACCATTCTCTGCCATCTTCAGGCATACATCCCAGGCTTCCTTGCCATTTTTCGGACGAATGATAATGGCATTGAGAAGCCCCTTGCCTCTGACCAGTGAAATCATGTCGGCGGAGATTTTTCTCATCTCATTACGGAATATCGTGCCCATCTTTTCTGCATTTTCAGCGAGGTCTTCATCCAGCAGCACCTGCAAGGCTGTAATGGCAGTGCGGGCGGCCAGGGGATTCCCCCCGAATGTCGATCCATGTTGTCCCGGCCTGATGGTCAGCATGATGTCATCATCGGCAAGAACGGCAGAAATAGGATATAAGCCCCCCGACAGTGCCTTTCCCAAGATTACTATGTCGGGTCGGACTTCTTCATGGTCACAGGCCAGCATTTTTCCGGTGCGTGCAAGGCCTGTCTGAACTTCATCGGCAATGAAAAGGACATTTTTAGCTTTGCACAGGGCATAAGCTTTGGCAAGGTAACCGTCGTCGGGCACATTGACACCGGCTTCACCCTGGATAGGCTCCACAAGAAAGCCGGCAACATGGGGATCTTCCAAAGCCCTCTGAAGAGCAGGGATGTCATTATAAGGTATGGTGATGAAACCCGGAGTGTAGGGCCCAAAGCCGTCGCGGGCCTCCGGATCGGTTGATACAGAAATTACGGTGATCGTGCGGCCATGAAAGTTACCTTCACAGGTGATGATCTTTGCCTGGTTCATGGCAATGCCTTTTTTCTCATAAGCCCACTTGCGGCATAACTTAAGGGCTGTTTCGACACCTTCAGCACCGGTATTCATTGGTAAAACCTTATCATACCCGAAATATTCCGTGATATACTTCTCATATGGCCCCAGGGCATCATTGTAAAAAGCCCTCGATGTCAGCGTCAGAACCTTGACCTGGTCAATAAGCGTTTCAACAATGGTAGGATGGCAATGTCCCTGGTTCACTGCCGAATAAGCTGATAAAAAATCATAATATCTTTTGCCTTCCACGTCCCACAGGTAAACACCCTCGCCGCGTGATAAAACCACCGGCAGCGGATGATAATTATGCGCTCCATATTTTTCTTCCAGGTGCTTCAGGTCTTTTGAAGTCATCGTTCCAATCATATTAAGTGTTATTGATATTTGCCTGCAAAAATATTGAATTCAAATGTAATAAACGAGGGAACGGATGTTAATTTTTTCCGGTTCAATGGTTGGGAACAGAAGATGAGGTGTATGAAACGACAAAATAGGCTATTGCCGACTGCCGACTGCCGACTGTCTACTGTCTACTGCCGACTGCCGCCTGCCGACTAAAGAGCTTCCAGAGCGCATCAGAGGATGGCGGTTCTGCAGTAATTGTCACAAGTTCCTTTTTTATTGGATGCACAAACTCCACCTTAAAAGAGTGTAAATGTATGGAACCATCGTCATTGCTGCGCGGATAACCATACTTCAGATCTCCTTTAACCGGGCATCCAATGTATGCCAGTTGAGCCCTGATCTGGTGATGACGGCCGGTCAGCAGATTGACCTCCAAAAGGTGATATTTGTCACTGGAGCCGATAATCCTGTATATCAGTTCAGCCTTCAACCCCCCTTTTTTTTCGTCTGTATAAACGTACGTCTTATTTTTTTCCTCGTTTCTCCTGAGATAATGTATGAGGTGGCCGGAGTCTTCCGGCGGCTTATCTTTCACAACAGCCCAGTAGGTCTTATGAATGGTTCCTTCACGTAACATTTCATTAAGCCGGGCCAGCGCTTTGCTTGTTTTGGCAAACAAAACGATGCCGCTCACAGGCCTGTCCAGCCGGTGAACCACACCAAGGAAAACATTCCCCGGCTTCCGGTATTTCTCTTTCAGATATCTTTTGAGGATCTCACTTAACGGCTCATCCCCGGTCTTATCACCTTGTACAATTTCAGACGGACGTTTGTTAAAAACCAGCAGGTGATTGTCTTCGTATAGGAGGCGGTTTTCAATGTCCTGAAATTCTGACATTAATGAGAGCATGACAGGTTAATACTGTTCGCGTTCATTGGGGAAATCCCTTGTCTTCACATCATGTATATAGGACTGCACCGATCCTTTTATCTCCTCTTTGAGGTTATGGTAGCGTCGCAGAAACCGCGGTGAAAACTCCTGTGTGATTCCCAGCATATCGTGTATGACAAGCACCTGGCCGTTAACGCCACTTCCGGCACCGATGCCAATGGTCGGTATTTTGATTTCGCCGGTCACTTTTGCCGCAAGCGTCGCCGGTATCTTTTCGAGGACGATGGCAAAGCAGCCGGCTTCTTCAAGCACATGGGCATCTTCAACCAGCGTCAGCGCTTCCTGTTCCTCCGTCGCCCTCACAACGTAAGTGCCAAATTTGTGTATCGATTGCGGTGTCAGCCCCAGGTGCCCCATCACCGGTATGCCTGCCGACAGGATTCTGGTGATGGATTCCTCAATCTCCCGTCCCCCTTCAATTTTTACCGCATCTGCACCTGCTTCTTTCATGATACGTATAGCCGACACCAGTGCCTCCTTGGAGTTGCCCTGGTACGTGCCAAATGGCATGTCAACCACCACGAGCGCCCGTTTTACTCCCCGAACCACACCGGACGCATGGTATATCATCTCATTAAGGGTGATTGGCAGCGTGGTCTTGTGACCCGCCATGACGTTCGATGCCGAATCCCCTACCAGAATAACATCTATTCCCGCTTCATCAATGATACGGGCCATAGAATAATCATAAGAGGTCAGCATAGCAATCATCTCACCTTTTAACTTCATATCCTGCAGGACATGAGTGGTGATTTTTTTTATGGAAGCAAAACTTGAAATGGTCATAATTATATTGATTCAATTCTCTGCAAAATTACAACAAACCCTGAATAAAAAAATGTTACCGCTATTGATGTGACATAAATAATATTTACTTTTGGCGTTCATGAAGAAATGGCTTTCCATAACCCTTGCCAGTTTGTTATTTGTGTCATCCTGTGATACCAGTCTGGATATCATGGGGAATTATGAAGATATTACGGTCGTTTACGGATTGTTGAATCAGATCGACAGCGTCACCTATATCAAAATCAATAAGGCCTTTCTCGGCGAAGGTAATGCCCTGCTTATGGCCCGCGAACCCGATTCAAGCAGTTATGGCAACAACATTGAAGTTAAAATTGAGGAGTATGATAAATACGGGGGATTGGCGAATACATTTTACTTTGACACAACTTCCATCTATAACAAGGACACAGGCACATTCTATTACCCCAAACAGATACTCTATAAGTGCATCACCAAAAATCAACTCAATGTTGAATCATCCTATAAACTGATCATCCATAATAAAAAGACCGGCAAGGATATTACAGCTCGCACACTTCTTGTCGGGGATTTTGAAATAGTTAAACCCCTAATAAATAATCCATCCAAACCAACGATATCATTCCCGGATAATAATTCATTGAAAGAGGTCGAATGGACAACGGCAAAGTATGGCAGACGTTACGATGTGGTGATGCGGTTTAATTTTAAAGAGAAGCTTTTTAATGATCCCGACACTTTGCTCAGGTATGTCGATTATCACTTTACATCACAGAAATCCAAAACACTCGACGGCGGCGAAGAGATGCTTACCCAGATCGCCAACGAGAATTTCTTTAAATATCTTGAAGCGACAGTTCCGTATGATACTGAAAAAGAACTGCAGGTGGACTGCCGGGTGTCAGGGACCGTCGATTTCATTTTTTCTGTTGCCGGCGATGATTTTAATACCTATATGGAAGTCAATGCCCCCTCGACATCTATCGTTCAGGACCGGCCTGAATATACAAATGTCACGAATGGAATAGGCATCTTCTCATGCCGCTACAATAAAATACGTAAGTTCTTCCTCAATCCAGTCACTGTTGTGGTCCTGGTCTCCAAAAACATTAAATTCATCAAAGTCATCGGTGGATGATTCACCATCCAATGATCACTGATCATTGATCATTGATCATTGTCCCTAACTGTCTTTTTGTCACTATCTGTCAGATTCTTATGCCTCTGGCCGTTTGGCATAAAGATTGACATATCTGCTAAAAATCCTGAAAATAGTATACAATCAAAAAAAATAGAAAATGGGCAAAATAATTGGAATTGACTTAGGAACAACAAATTCATGTGTAGCTGTAATGGAAGGCAATGAGCCTGTGGTGATCCCAAATAGTGAAGGCCGGAGGACAACACCTTCGATCGTGGCTTTTACCGGGAATGGTGAACGCAAGGTAGGTGACCCCGCAAAACGCCAGGCTATCACTAATCCCAAAAAAACAGTGTATTCCATTAAACGGTTCATGGGCGAATCCTTCGATCGTGTTCAGATAGAGATAAACAGGGTGACATTTCCCGTTACAAAGGGTGACAACAACACTCCACGTGTAAAAATTGAAGACCGGCTTTATTCCCCGCAGGAAATCTCAGCCATGATTTTGCAGAAAATGAAGAAGACTGCCGAAGATTATCTGGGCTATGAGGTCACTGAAGCCGTTATAACGGTGCCGGCTTACTTCAGCGACTCCCAGCGCCAGGCGACAAAGGAAGCCGGTGAAATCGCCGGCCTGACAGTCAAACGTATCATCAATGAACCTACTGCCGCCTCACTGGCCTATGGCCTTGATAAGAAAAATAAGGATATGAAAATCGCCGTTTATGACCTGGGTGGCGGTACATTCGACATATCCATCCTCGAGCTCGGCGATGGCGTGTTTGAAGTTAAATCGACAAATGGTGATACACACCTTGGCGGTGATGATTTTGACCATACAGTCATTGACTGGCTGGCTGAAGAGTTTATGAAAGATGAACGGATAGACCTCCGAAAAGATCCCATGGCACTGCAGCGACTCAAGGAAGCTGCCGAAAAGGCTAAGATCGAACTGTCAAGCTCTACGTCTACAGAAATAAACCTGCCATATATCATGCCTGTCGATGGCATACCCAAACACCTGGTGAGAACACTGACACGCTCAAAATTTGAACAACTCATCGATAAATATGTACAGGCTACCATTGGTCCCTGCCGGAAAGCCATGCAGGATGCAGGCCTGTCGAATTCCGACATCGATGAGGTGATCCTTGTTGGCGGTTCTACACGTATTCCTGTCATACAGAAAATCGTGGAAGATTTCTTCGGCAAGGTACCATCAAAAGGCGTAAATCCTGATGAAGTCGTCGCTGTTGGCGCTGCTATACAGGGCGGTGTGCTCACAGGCGAGGTAAAGGATGTCCTCCTCCTCGATGTCACACCCCTGTCACTGGGTATTGAAACACTGGGCGGTGTATGTACCCGGCTGATCGAATCCAATACCACCATACCTGTCAGGAAATCAGAGGTTTTCTCAACAGCATCCGATAACCAGCCGACAGTCGAAATACATGTGCTCCAGGGTGAACGGCCCATGGCACAACAAAACAGGAGTATCGGACGTTTTCATCTTGACGGCATACCGCCAGCTCCCAGAGGCATACCACAAATCGAAGTGACATTCGACATCGACGCCAATGGTATCCTCCATGTATCAGCAAAAGACAAAGGTACAGGACGGTCACAGCAGATACGCATCGAAGCTTCCTCCGGCCTGACCGATAGCGAGATCAAAAGAATGCGGGATGAAGCGAAGGCCAATGAAGATGCCGACAGGAAGGAAAGAGAAACTATCGATAAACTCAACACAGCCGACACCATGATTTTCTCAACGGAAAAACAGATTAAGGAATATGGGAATAAAATACCGGCTGACAAGGTGCAGGCTATTGAAAGAGCGCTGGCAGATCTGAAACAGGCTCATAAGGATAAGAACATACCGGGAATAGACAATGCCATGAGCCAACTGAATGCCGCATGGCAGGCTGCCAGCGAAGAGATGTACAAAGCCACAGCCGGACCTCAGCAGGACGCCGGACCTCAGCAGGGCACCGGTGACACCGGAAGAACATCAGGGTCATCCAAAGACGATGAAGTGACCGACGTGGATTTTGAAGAAGTGAAAGATAAATAACCTCACCCCCCTGCCCCCCTCTCCCCAAGGAGAGGGGTTAAAGGGGAGGGGTAATATACCCATCACATGCTTAAGATCAGGCCTATACTCCTTTTTTTGTGGATTCTGCCTTCATGCTTTGCCTTTGCCCAGTCCGAAGATCAAATCGCCCTCAGCGATAAACTGATGCGCCTGGAAATAGAAACAAAATCTGAGTCACAGCCTTTTACAGTTTTACCATTTGATAAACAGGGCCTCCTCCTGTTTTATGAAAGCGTGGCCTCCACCGAAGATAAAGACCATATCATCTGGGTCTTTAAACTGTTCGATATCAACCTTCAGCAAATCTGGATACAGGAACTACCTGTTCTGAAAAATATCCGGCTCGAGAAATCAGTGATTGATGACAATTTCATGTACCTCTTTTACTATAATGACGAAAATAATTCTAAGGGCAATAACTTTCAGATCATCAAAGTACCGGGAAAGGAGGGAGTGATCAGGGCTAAGACAGGCAGGGTGCCCGAAAAATCAACACTCACTCATTTTAAAGTGGTCGGCCCGACAGCCTATTATGGCATTCAGACGAAAGATAATAATGCTTATATCTACAAGTTTGATCTCACAACAGGAGTGACCGATAGTGTGCCACTGAACGAAACAGGCTTGAGCTACCTTCTTGGCCTGAATGTGGACACTGTTCGTCACGATATCAATATCTACTATAAGACCTTCATCGAGAAAACCGAAGAGTCAATTTTTCTGAGAAGCTATAGTTATGACTGGAAACCACTAAGAACTGTAGAAATCATTAATGATGAAAATATATACCTGATAAACAGCGGGGAATATCTTCCCATCGACAGTAATAAAGCGCTGATCATTGGTACTTACCGGGATAATCCGAAAGGTAAATATAATATGGGTGCTGATGATATCACCATGGAATCAACCGGATTCTATGTGACCAAAATTGCCGGTGATACATGTGCATATATCCGGTACCACAACTTTTCGGAATTCAACAGTTTTTATAAAAATCTTTCCATTAACGATATCTCCCGGATCAGAAAAAGCGGCAGCAAGGACGAAAAGATCACCGTTGATTATAATCTGTTGATCCATAATGTGGTACCAGTCAACGATGTGTATGTTTTCGTTGCTGAAGCCTATTATCCGGAATATCATACCGTGACCAGGATGATGTATGACTGGTATGGGCGCCCGATGCCATCCTATTATAATATTTTTGATGGTTTTCGCTATACCTCGGCCTTTATTGCGGCATTTGATGAAAAGGGTACACTTATTTGGGATAATGGTCTTGAACTCTGGGATATCCTGTCGAACTCCCTGGAAAAAAGAGTCAATGTGGTGTTTGATGACCGGGAAACCGTCCTGGCCTATTCCCTGAATGGCGAAGTGACCTATAAGGTTATCAAAGGGAATGAAGATATTCAGAATCTCGACCATGTGAAAATCGACTCAAAATATACCAAGGATAAACTCGTTGAGGAGACCGGCAGTAATATGATGTATTGGTATAATAATTATTTTCTCACCTCAGGTTATCAGACCATCAAGAACAACTCCCTGCCTGATAAAAGCAAACGAACGGTATTTTATATCAATAAGATGGCGTTTAATTGACCTCACCCCCCGTCCCCCTCTCCCACGGGAGAGGGGGTGAAGTGATTTGGTCGATACAGATGGCATCTCTCTCATGAAAGCTGAATAACAAGGCCCCTTTCCCTTCAGTAATATCAGAATTTCAGGATTTTTGTCGACCAGGATTGATCCTCATTAAAAAGGGTAACGATATATATCCCTTTGGATAGCTGCGAAATATCCATAGTCAGGATATCCAAAGTGCGTGAATAATTTTTTGATAAGACTATCGAACCGCTCAAATCATATATCTTCAGAAAGATATCCTGTTTTATTCCGTCCGGTACAGCGATTTTTAATATATCGCCCGACGGATTCGGGAATATGGTAAGTTGAAGTTCCTGAGAAAGTGACTTGTCTTCGTTTCCTGTTATACCTCCACTCTCGGTCTTTAATATCAGTCCCTTTTCGCCGAAAATCAGGCCTGTATTCAGATCATTAAAGCGGATATGGTGCAGGGCGGAGGTCGAAATTGAAGGCATGACCTCCCATGTATCGCCGCCATCCTGCGTATATACCATAGTTTCATAGCTACCATCACCAACGGCAAATCCTGTCGTCAGGTTTGTAAAACATACCTCGTAAAAGTCAATGGGGTGAGGCGTGGTCACTGTTAGCTGTTCCCAGCTTATACCGCCATCGCGTGTACGGAAAATCCTGTTGGAATTCCCACATAGAAAACCGGTATAATAGTTCAGGAAAAATATGTCATTCAGAAGAATTCCATTCGGGATGTCGATATATTGCCAGTTCGTACCCGCATCGCCCGACCGGTGCAAACCACTCCATCCTGCGGCAAAACAAACAGGCCAGTGTTTTAATTCAATATCAGTGAAATAACCGTTTTTCCGGATCACCCAGTTATATCCCCCATCTGTGGTCTGGTAAATATGTTCATCTGTGGCCAGATATCCAAAGTCCTCATCCTGAAATTTTATACAATTAGGTATATTGTCCTCATTATTGATAGTTGTTTCAAGCACTGACCAGCTTACCCCTCCGTCTGTTGTCCGGTATAACCAGAGATCCCAAACGCAGTCAGTGGCAATCCATCCGTTGTTATCATCACAAAAGTGCACTACGGCTATACTAAATAGGTCGGGAGAAAAACAACCCGTCCAGGTGTCGCCGCCATCAATGGTCTTATATAAGCCACAGGCGGGGGTACCACCTCCCCATATTTCGGCTGTCAGAAATCCCTTTTCATCATTTATAAAGTGCACATCCGTGATATCACCACAAAAAAACCGGTCGTCAATTGCTTGCCAGGTAAGCCCATTGTCAGTTGTCCGGTCTATATCGCCCAACCGACCGACAACCAAAGCTCTGTCGATAGTATCACAGACGATGGCAAATCCACCCCAGGGCATAAAACCCGGAAGATATGTTTGCAGCCATGTATTACCCCTGTCATGTGATGTAAACACGGAATTGGAATAATCGACAGAACACCCTGAAACCATAATGATGGTGTCATTCATATAGTCCATCCCAAATGGGTAAAGCGACCAGAAGGTATAGACCTCTCCCCATGACTCACCACCATCCGAGGTCCTGAAAAATCTGCATTTTTCCTCATAAGAAGTTGATGTGACGCAGCTTATGAATCCAAGCTGAGGGTTGGGGAAACAAGCCTTATATATAGTCGTGTTGCTGAACTGCAGGCTGAGCGAACGTATTACCCAGTTCAGCCCGCCATTGATGGTTTTTATATATTTTTCCCCTGAACCGCCAAAGATATATCCTGTATCTGAATTCAGGAAGTCGATATCAGTAAATGTAAAACCTGCCTGTGTATAAAGGGTGTCCCATGTCACTCCTCCGTCGAATGTCCGGATGATCAAATCATCTTCTCCCACAGCAAAGGCATTGTTGGTGACCGACAAGCTGACATCAGTGAACTCATCCCATTGCCCGCCAGTGTAGCGTACCAATTCCCAATGATAGCCACCATCAATGGTTTTCAATATGATGCCTTTTAAACCGACAATATAACCTATATATGGATTAATGAACTCTACCTCTCTCAGTTCAGCTTCATTGTCAAGCCCTCCGGGATTGAGAATTAATTCCCAGTTATCTCCGAAGTCGGAAGAAATCATGACTGTCGAACCTGATCCGACAGCAATAATTTTATTGGCTCCCGGTATTTTTTTAAGCCCGCAGAGCGTGTTTTCCTGTGGCAGCGTCGAAATCCTGTACCACGGATGTTGGGAGTGCAAAAACAATGGCAGTAAAACAATAAGAAGAATATGATTGAGACGATTCATATATGTGTTGTGACCCCATAAATATACAAAAAAAATAAAGCTATGCTATTTTATCACGGATGTCATTTCTCCAAGAGATGACACCCGTGACCACAAGATAAGTAAAACGAAATAGCCGCAATGTTGTGAAATCATAAATTGTTCTGATCCTGTGAACACTATCCCGTGAAAATTGTTAAACATTAGATAAAACCTGTGGGGTAAGGTTGCCTGATTGCCGGGGCAATGAAAATCAATAATCCTGTTTCGACAATTCAAGGTGTGTCGAAGGATAAAATTCCTGAAAGTTGAGATGTGATTTATAAACAAGGCGGATTATAACCTGTTGAGCTA comes from Bacteroidota bacterium and encodes:
- a CDS encoding YCF48-related protein, translated to MNRLNHILLIVLLPLFLHSQHPWYRISTLPQENTLCGLKKIPGANKIIAVGSGSTVMISSDFGDNWELILNPGGLDNEAELREVEFINPYIGYIVGLKGIILKTIDGGYHWELVRYTGGQWDEFTDVSLSVTNNAFAVGEDDLIIRTFDGGVTWDTLYTQAGFTFTDIDFLNSDTGYIFGGSGEKYIKTINGGLNWVIRSLSLQFSNTTIYKACFPNPQLGFISCVTSTSYEEKCRFFRTSDGGESWGEVYTFWSLYPFGMDYMNDTIIMVSGCSVDYSNSVFTSHDRGNTWLQTYLPGFMPWGGFAIVCDTIDRALVVGRLGDIDRTTDNGLTWQAIDDRFFCGDITDVHFINDEKGFLTAEIWGGGTPACGLYKTIDGGDTWTGCFSPDLFSIAVVHFCDDNNGWIATDCVWDLWLYRTTDGGVSWSVLETTINNEDNIPNCIKFQDEDFGYLATDEHIYQTTDGGYNWVIRKNGYFTDIELKHWPVCFAAGWSGLHRSGDAGTNWQYIDIPNGILLNDIFFLNYYTGFLCGNSNRIFRTRDGGISWEQLTVTTPHPIDFYEVCFTNLTTGFAVGDGSYETMVYTQDGGDTWEVMPSISTSALHHIRFNDLNTGLIFGEKGLILKTESGGITGNEDKSLSQELQLTIFPNPSGDILKIAVPDGIKQDIFLKIYDLSGSIVLSKNYSRTLDILTMDISQLSKGIYIVTLFNEDQSWSTKILKF